In Anaerolineales bacterium, the sequence CCACGCCGGCGCAACTGTCGCAGGCCATGGCCAACGGCGCCGACATCCTGCTCCTGGATATCCGCTCTCCGGGGGAAGTCCAGGCCAAAGGTTTCATCGCATGGGATCGGCAGCTGAGAATTCCAATCGAGGAATTGGTAGCGCGCCGAGCGGAACTGCCGGAGGACAAGGCCACCCCAATCGTCACCTACTGCGGCAGCGGCTACCGGTGTCTGCTGGTGATGATGATGCTGCGGTCCTACGGATACCTGGACGTCAATAACCTCGTCGGCGGTCTGACGGGATGGGACGCCGCCGGATATCCGATTGCGATCGAGCCTTGAGGCGGAGCTGTGCCTGAGGCCCGGCGCCGGGGAGGCTTGAGGGCGCGGTCTGGCGGGCGGTGACTAGCGGGCGGCGAGGCTCGGCAAGTTCCCTTCCCCGCCCAGCGCCAGCAGGTCCTCCCATGCGATCACCCGCAGGCGCCGCCACAGATCCTCCGCCCGCACTCGCTCCGCAAAGTCCAGCCAGATGCGCTCCAGCCGCGGCCACCGCTGCCGGGGGATCACCAGCCACAGCCCGAATTCGAGGCCGAGGGTGTGTGCCAGATGGGCCCCCACCACCAGCGTGCGAAACAGCTGATAGTGCAGGCTGCACGGCGGCGGATCTGAGTCAGGCAGCGGACGCTTACCCACTTCCAGCCAGCGGCCGAAGTCGGCCGGCCCAGGCTCCCAATAGCGGCAAGGAGCCCGCTCAGGGGCGGGATTGACCTCGGGACATCGTCCTCGGACAAAGCGCCCACAACGCCCCGGCGATGCCCCTCGCTTGGCCTCGACCGCGATCAGCTGCCCACCACCGACGAGAAACAGATCGACTTCTGTCTGCCCCGTGGGGCCATCGACCTGGCCCACGGCAGCCTGCAGGCCGGGCATCGGCCGACCATCGATGCCGTAGCCCCAAAAGACCATCTCCAGGCCTGGCCCGCCGGGGGGCGGCAGGCGGGTTCCCCACAGCGGCGTCAGGGCAAGCAAGTCCGCCAGCTGCAGTCCACGGGCGGAGAGCGGATAGAAGGTATTCCACACGAGCGGGCTTTCCGACCGGGATCGACTCAAGTTCGCCAGGACCGTCTGCGGCAGCGCCGAGAAGATGGGCTCCCGCTCGCCATCCAGGACCCAGCGGCGTGCATCCGGCCGAGATCGGGAGGGTCGGCTCGAGGCCATGTTCTCGATGATACCGGAATCCGTCCGGAGAGTTCCTGGGGTTAAGGCAGCGGGCCCGCCTCGCATGAAGCGGACCCGGAACGGACCCCTTGCCTGAGGTTGGGGCGCGGTTTATTTCGAGGCGACTCCACGGGCCTCGATCGCCTGCACCTTGCCGACGCGACGGGCGTGGCGCTCCTCACCCGTGTACTTCGCCCCCAGGTAGGCGCGTACGATCTCGACCGCCAGCTCAGGACCGATCACACGCCCGCCGATGGCCAGGACATTCATGTCGTCATGTTCGACACCCTGGTGGGCGGTGTAGGTGTCATGGCAGACGCCGCTGCGGATGCCCTTCAGCTTGTTGGCGGCGATCGAGGCCCCGACCCCCGAACCGCACAGGATGATGCCGCGCTCCGCCTCACCTCGCTGGACCGCTCCTCCGACCTTCTCGGCGAAGTCCGGGTAGTCCACCGGTTGGGTGTCGTTGGTTCCCAGGTCGATCGGCTCGTGGCCGGCGGCGCGCACCGTCTGGATCACTCTCTCCTTGAGCGGAAACCCGGCGTGGTCGGCTGCAATCGCGACTCGCATGTCCTGCCTCCTGACCGAGTGCCTCCTCGGCACCCGGCAGTACTGTACCCGCGTCTCCCCGACGGTCCAAGACCGAAGGGCACGCCCATTTGTGCCTTCCGAGCCAGACGGGCTGCGAGTTCTACAGCCCTGACATCGCCTTCTTGGCGGCGGCCACCACGG encodes:
- a CDS encoding rhodanese-like domain-containing protein encodes the protein GAPPEPAALNAAQPDPRLRAHLQQVLASLPEDDGATTPAQLSQAMANGADILLLDIRSPGEVQAKGFIAWDRQLRIPIEELVARRAELPEDKATPIVTYCGSGYRCLLVMMMLRSYGYLDVNNLVGGLTGWDAAGYPIAIEP
- the rpiB gene encoding ribose 5-phosphate isomerase B; amino-acid sequence: MRVAIAADHAGFPLKERVIQTVRAAGHEPIDLGTNDTQPVDYPDFAEKVGGAVQRGEAERGIILCGSGVGASIAANKLKGIRSGVCHDTYTAHQGVEHDDMNVLAIGGRVIGPELAVEIVRAYLGAKYTGEERHARRVGKVQAIEARGVASK